In a genomic window of Bemisia tabaci chromosome 1, PGI_BMITA_v3:
- the LOC109042081 gene encoding uncharacterized protein has product MEKKLNNNDKLKTMYTESMREYQALGHMSEVSYENEHAPSYYIPHLGVLRENSLTTKLRVVFDASAKSSSGKSLNDILHVGPTIQDTLFDIILRFREYPFVITADITKMYRMILIAPEDRSLQRILWRENPNDSVKVFELNTVTYGTGPAPFLAIRALQESANIQEENLPIGAYHVKKSFYVDDFLGGADTVEEARQVKKEVEAVTSSNNFLLRKWASNDSTILKTGAQQTEPLYFNDNRDIKVLGIEWHPATDIFCFSARHKATSVVTKRILLSEISELFDPLGIVGPILVRAKMLIQDLWKVTLTWDEPVPDGIKKKWMELADDLAMLTEFSVPRHVQISRRTKKLVFHGFGDASKGAYGACIYVVSYNADSPTSILLCSKSRVAPLKLLTIPRLELLAALLLARLMKRMLSAVNNHPHEIFLWSDSMDVLYWLQKPPDTWQTFVANRVSEIEAFTSEVHASWKYVPTKENPADLISRGVSSAMLKKSNLWKSGPHWLTSDSRFWPPQSINPPSNGQSEEKVVRVFLGIQSFFSSLNVLLDRVSSLSKLLRIVAYVLRFVNNVGRKNTKNTSQILLPEELDT; this is encoded by the coding sequence ATGGAGAAAAAACTAAATAACAATGATAAACTAAAAACCATGTATACAGAATCCATGAGAGAATACCAAGCATTGGGACATATGAGTGAAGTGTCATACGAAAATGAGCATGCCCCATCATACTATATACCTCACCTAGGAGTGTTAAGAGAGAACAGCTTGACCACGAAACTACGGGTAGTATTCGACGCGTCAGCAAAGAGCAGTTCaggaaaaagtttgaatgatataTTACACGTTGGACCTACAATTCAAGACACGCtttttgatattattttaaGATTCAGAGAATATCCGTTTGTAATAACAGCAGACATAACGAAAATGTATAGAATGATATTAATCGCACCTGAAGATAGAAGCTTGCAAAGAATATTATGGAGAGAAAATCCTAACGATTCAGTTAAGGTTTTTGAGTTGAACACTGTAACCTACGGTACAGGTCCTGCTCCTTTCCTCGCTATCAGGGCATTGCAAGAATCAGCAAATATTCAAGAAGAGAACTTGCCCATAGGAGCTTATCATGTCAAAAAATCGTTTTATGTTgacgattttttggggggagcaGATACGGTAGAAGAAGCAAGACAAGTTAAGAAAGAAGTTGAAGCAGTCACATCCTCAAATAATTTCCTTTTAAGAAAATGGGCGTCTAATGACTCCACAATTCTGAAGACAGGAGCTCAGCAAACCGAGCCTTTATATTTCAACGACAACAGAGATATTAAAGTGCTTGGAATAGAGTGGCATCCGGCAACAGACATTTTCTGTTTCTCAGCAAGACACAAAGCAACTAGTGTGGTCACTAAGCGAATATTATTATCTGAAATCTCCGAATTATTCGATCCACTAGGAATAGTCGGCCCAATACTGGTAAGAGCGAAAATGCTGATTCAAGATTTATGGAAAGTAACACTAACTTGGGATGAACCTGTACCTGATGgtattaaaaagaaatggaTGGAACTAGCAGACGATCTAGCGATGTTAACAGAATTTTCAGTTCCAAGACATGTGCAAATCTCCAggagaacgaaaaaattagtatttcaTGGATTTGGTGATGCGTCCAAAGGAGCATATGGAGCATGCATTTATGTTGTAAGTTACAACGCTGATTCGCCAACATctatattactctgttcaaaatcacgagttgcCCCTTTGAAGTTGCTGACGATACCTCGATTAGAGCTATTAGCAGCACTTTTATTGGCAAGATTAATGAAAAGAATGTTGTCGGCTGTAAACAATCATCcgcatgaaattttcttatggTCAGATTCTATGGATGTTCTGTATTGGTTGCAAAAACCGCCAGACACCTGGCAGACGTTCGTGGCCAATCGTGTCTCAGAAATCGAAGcctttacatctgaagtacatgCATCCTGGAAATATGTTCCAACCAAAGAAAATCCAGCTGATCTAATATCAAGAGGTGTTTCTTCAGCGATGCTTAAAAAGTCTAATCTATGGAAATCAGGCCCACACTGGCTTACGAGTGATTCAAGGTTTTGGCCTCCGCAGTCCATAAATCCTCCATCAAATGGTCAAAGCGAAGAGAAAGTTGTACGAGTCTTTCTTGGAATTCAgtcatttttctcaagtttaAATGTCTTGCTGGATAGAGTCTCTTCACTGTCAAAGCTGTTGCGAATAGTGGCATATGTTTTAAGATTTGTCAATAATGTTGgtcgaaaaaatacaaaaaatacatcTCAGATATTATTACCAGAGGAATTGGATACCTAA
- the LOC140226105 gene encoding uncharacterized protein yields MSPQGELRGSSSIKTLNPFMDSKGLLRVGGRLKNSNLPLGEKHPVLLPARHKLTELIIREKHERLGHAAPQALLASVRQSFWPLQGKRMAEKIAARCMTCIRAKPKLSSQMMGQLPLERVVPAPAFTSVGIDFAGPIKLRSSRTAKTSNKKAYLTLFVCFVTKAVHLELCPDLSAAGFIDTFKRFISRRGIPSLLFSDNAKTFVAADSHVQSCFDQFFKDSRVLNYLAVERIKWRFSPPYSPHHGGLHEAAIKSFKYHFRRIVSNRLLTYDDAQTIVTQIEAILNSRPLTPLSSNPNDLSVLTPGHFIIGRPLTSFLSNANSASLSDTDLVKKYSQLGRTLQSFWNRWSTEYLQKLQVFPKWYKKEKRIMPGSLVLVKVKNLPPLCWPFARVHKVHPGKDGIPRVVTLRTSQGDMIRGITELCVVPTFEDTSKGGVC; encoded by the coding sequence ATGAGCCCACAAGGTGAACTGAGGGGCTCAAGCAGCATAAAAACTTTAAATCCGTTTATGGACTCTAAAGGACTCCTGAGAGTTGGAGGAAGATTGAAGAACTCTAATCTGCCACTAGGAGAAAAACATCCTGTTCTATTGCCAGCACGTCATAAATTAACGGAACTTATAATTCGTGAAAAACACGAACGATTAGGCCACGCTGCGCCTCAAGCGTTATTAGCAAGTGTTAGACAGAGTTTCTGGCCGTTACAAGGGAAGCGAATGGCAGAAAAAATTGCCGCAAGATGCATGACCTGTATAAGGGCTAAACCCAAGCTGTCCTCCCAAATGATGGGTCAATTGCCTTTAGAAAGGGTGGTTCCTGCGCCAGCGTTTACATCAGTAGGTATCGATTTTGCTGGGCCAATTAAGTTAAGATCGTCACGTACTGCTAAAACGTCAAACAAAAAGGCATATCTGACACTGTTCGTCTGTTTTGTTACAAAAGCAGTGCACTTAGAACTTTGTCCTGACCTATCCGCTGCAGGTTTTATAGATACGTTCAAAAGGTTTATCTCCAGAAGAGGAATACCCAGTCTCTTGTTCTCCGACAATGCTAAAACCTTCGTTGCAGCTGATTCTCACGTGCAAAGttgttttgatcaatttttcaaagattcaAGGGTATTGAACTATCTAGCTGTAGAGCGCATAAAATGGAGGTTTTCGCCACCATACTCTCCTCACCATGGTGGTCTCCATGAAGCAGCAATCAAGAGCTTTAAGTACCATTTCAGAAGAATTGTTTCCAACCGCTTGCTAACGTATGATGATGCTCAAACTATTGTAACTCAAATTGAGGCCATATTAAACTCAAGGCCACTAACTCCACTGTCATCAAATCCAAATGATCTATCAGTCCTGACTCCTGGGCACTTCATAATTGGTAGACCATTGACCAGCTTTCTTAGTAATGCTAACTCTGCGTCACTGTCAGACACGGATTTAGTCAAGAAGTATTCTCAGCTCGGAAGAACATTACAATCATTTTGGAACCGATGGTCAACAGAATACTTGCAAAAATTGCAAGTTTTTCCAAAATGGTACAAGAAAGAGAAACGTATAATGCCTGGATCCCTTGTGCTAGTCAAGGTCAAGAACTTGCCCCCGCTGTGTTGGCCGTTTGCCAGAGTCCATAAAGTGCATCCAGGAAAAGATGGGATACCACGAGTGGTAACGCTTCGCACAAGCCAAGGAGACATGATTAGAGGaataacggaactatgtgtcgTTCCTACTTTTGAGGATACCTCAAAGGGGGGAGTGTGTTGA